GGCCTCTTGGCCACGGTGCTGCAACGCATGAAGGCCAAGCGCGACAAAGCTGGACGCGTCGGCTGTTCCGATGACGCCGAATACGCCGCATTCTTCTTTAAGTTTATCGTCATCGAACGGGTTGGTGAGCCAAGGCTCTGGGCTTTGGTCGTGGTCCGCATGCGTCATTTGGGGCAGCTCCGAATCCGCGTGACAAGTTCGTGACAAGGGATACGGGTTTTGAGCTGGGAAGTCACGGGCCTTTGCCCCGTTGCGACCAGAAGAGGCGCATGCGAAGATTATCACATGTCTCGGGTCATCCTTTTCAACAAACCATATGGGGTTCTGTCGCAATTCACCGACGGGCAGGCGCGCGCAACCCTGTCAGATTACATCGATATTCCAAAAGTTTATGCCGCAGGGCGCCTTGATCGCGACAGTGAGGGCCTGTTGGTTCTGACCGATGACGGCAAGTTGCAGGCGCGCATTGCACATCCCAAGTTCAAATCTGCCAAAACCTATCTGGTTCAGGTTGAGGGACTTCCCGAGCAAGCTGCGATCGCCGCTTTGCGTAATGGTGTCGTGCTGAAGGACGGGCGCACGCGCCCCGCGAAGGTGGAACAGGTGGAAGCCCCAGACTGGCTCTGGCCGCGTGACCCGCCTGTGCGGGTGCGAAAGACTGTGCCCGACAGCTGGCTGCGCCTCAGCATCACCGAGGGGCGCAACCGCCAAGTGCGTCGTATGTGCGCCGCTGTGGGCCACCCGTGCTTGCGTCTGATCCGCGTGCAAGTGGGGGACTGGTCGCTGGAGGGGATTGAGCAAGGGCACTGGCGCGATGCGTGACGCGGCCGTCAAGCTGGCCTTGCTGCCGATTCTGGCGGCCCAAGGCTGGCGCGCCCGCACGACAGCGCGTCAGTTGCCCGAACCTGATGGCCCGCGCGAGGGCATCGTCGGGCAAGGCCCTGAGCTGCGTTTGCTGATCCTTGGCGATAGCTCCGCCGCAGGGGTTGGCGTGGCCCATCAGCGGGACGCCATAACGGGCCATCTGACGCGAACGCTGGCCGAAACGCGCAAGGTCCATTGGCGACTGAATGCGGTGAGCGGGGCGACCACAGCGGCGACCTTGGCCCGATTATCCGCAGAGGAAACCGGCCCTTTCGACATGGCCGTAACTGCGCTTGGGGTCAATGACGTGACCAAAGGGGCCACGCTGCGGCGCTGGCTGGGGCATCAGCGTGAGCTGTGTGAGCGGCTTCAGCAGGAATTCGGCTGCACACAAGTGTTCGTTTCAGGGATGCCGCCGATCGGATCTTTTCCACTGCTGCCGGATCCGCTTCGCTGGGTTCTGGCGGAGCAGGGGCGTCGCTGGGACCGTGCATTGATCAAAATGCTCGACGGGATGGACGGATGCTATCATGTGAAGGCGGCCGAAAGCCTAGAGCCACATCAGATGTCTAAGGACGGGTTTCACCCCGGACCGGAGGTTTACGAGATGTGGGCAGCGGCCATCTTCGACCAGATGCGTCCGTATCTGTAACTTACGTTGCAGCCAAACGGGCGCGACGCGCGTCACGGAAGGACAGCAGGCGGCGGTTTTTCTCATCCCACAATTGCAGCCCAACGGTTTTGATGCTTTCGCGGATCGTCAGGCGGTTCGCCTCTGCCAGTTGCTCATGGTCTTTGAGCACTTCGGGCAGACGATAAAACGGGATGCGGGAATAAAGATGGTGCACATGGTGGATGCCGATATTGGCCGAGAACCATGCCAACACTGGAGGCAGGATATAGTGGGAAGAGCCATGGAGGGCCGCTTCGTGGACCTGCCAGTGTTCTTTGTGATCCCAATGCGTTTCTTCGAATTGGTGCTGGACGTAGAACAACCAAACGCCAAGGGCAGCGGCCATCATGGTCGAGGGAACGAAGACAAGCAACAATGGCATGATGCCGCCAAACCAGACGATCAAGCCAAGGGCAATGGCGATGCCAACGTTAGTGCCCATCGCGGACACCCAGTATTTCGCGCCATCGCGCATGTGACCTACGGGTAGGCGCTGCTCGAAGAAGAACACGAAGGCGGGTCCAACCAAAAACAGCGTAATCGGGTGACGATAGGCGCGGTATTTCAAACGTCCGAACCAGCTGCGGGCCTCGTATTCGGCCACGGTCAGAGTGTCGATATCGCCCATCCCACGCGCATCAAGGTTACCTGCGGCCCCGTGATGGATCGCGTGGCTGCGGCGCCAGACATCATACGGCGTAATGGTAAGTACGCCCAAAGCCCGTCCGACCCAGTCGCCCAACGTTGAATTGGAAAAGAATGACCCATGCCCGCAATCGTGCTGAATACAGAAGATGCGAACCAGAAACAGCCCGTTGACCAGCGCAAGTGCCACAGCAAGCCAGTAGCTGACCGACAACATCGCCCAAGCGGCAGCCCAAATCGCGACGAACGGCAACAGCGTCACCGCCAACTCGAACCCAGAGCGCACCGGATCAGGATCGCGGTACTTCGCCAGATGGCGAATCCAAACTTTGGCAGGGGCGCCAGCAGGCAGGGTGAGCGCCTCGGGCGCGTTGGGGTCTTGGAACATACTGCTACGTCCGTCTCTCTGGGGCGGTTCTAAGTAGCGATATAGCAATGAAGCATTAACGCAAGTTTATTAAGCAGTCTTGGCTCTTATGCGTCAGATTGACCAGTTGTTTCGGTGCAGTGGCTGATCAGATCTTCATAGGTTCCCACAATCCAGCCGGGGGCGTCAGTGGGGATCACCTCGTCAACCGAGCCGGACATCTGTGCCACGACTTTGGCCGTGCGCGAATCGTCGACCATCGGAATAGCCTGATCGGCAACCACGCGGTCGTAGATCACAAAGGCCACAACCACCAGCAGAGCCCCGCGCGCGACGCCGAACAGGAAGCCGAGACCTTGGTCCAGACCGCCTAGCACCGAGCGCTGCACAGCGCCCGACAGGATCGGGGTGAAGATCGACACGACGACCAGCGCCACAGCAAAGACCAGCGCGAAAGCGGTGATCGTCGCCGGCTCGCAGCCTTCGATCAGCGTGTTGAGATAGGGAATTTCTTTTGCAAGGGGAACGGCTTGCGGGGCAAAGATATAAGCAACGACCGCAGCCGCGACCCAGCCTACAATCGACAGTGCCTCGCGGACCAGACCGCGCGAATAGGCGAGAATCGCCGAGATGACGATGACCCCAGCGGCGACGCCGTCAATAATCGTGAAACCTTCCATCTCGTCTCTCTCCTAGGGCGCCGGATCGGTGCCAAATAGTTCCTGCACGAAGGTTGCCAGATCAGGCATCGTGCGCAGTGTCATTCCGTCTACCCGTGGCAGCTTTTTCTGCTCCGGGCCGATTGCGGAGGTAAAGCCCAGTTTGGACGCCTCTTTCAACCGGTTTTCCGCCTGTGTGACCTGCCTTAGCGCACCTGAGAGGCTAATTTCACCAAAAACCACGGATTCAGGGGGCAAAGACACGTCCTCGCGGGCCGAAAGTAGCGCCGCAGCAACAGCCAGATCGGCGGCAGGTTCAATCACCCGCATGCCGCCAGCGACGTTCAAATAGACATCCAAGCCTGCAAACGGCACTCCGCAACGTGATTCCAACACCGCCAGAATGGTCGCCAAGCGCTGACTGTCCAGCCCGACAACCGTGCGCCGCGCTTGGGGATTCGGCGACGGAGCTACGAGCGCTTGGATCTCGGTCAGCACGGGGCGGGAGCCCTCGATGCCGGAAAACACCACCGAGCCGGGGGCGGGTTTATCGCGATCACTGAGGAACAGGGCAGAGGGGTTGGTAACTTCCGCCAACCCGCGGCCTGTCATTTCGAACACGCCGATCTCATCGGAGGGACCAAAGCGGTTCTTCACCGCGCGCAGGATGCGGAACTGATGGCCGCGCTCGCCCTCGAAATACAGCACGGTGTCCACCATATGCTCGACCACGCGCGGGCCAGCCAAAGCGCCTTCCTTTGTCACGTGGCCCACAAGGATGATCGCCGTGCCGGTGCGTTTGGCGAAGGTGACCAGCTCGTGACAGGCGGCCCGCACTTGGCTGACAGAGCCGGGCGCGCTGTCCACCTGATCGGACCACATTGTTTGGATTGAATCGATGATCACCAACTTCGGTCGTTCTTTGTCCAAGGTGGTGAGGATGTCGCGCAGGTTGGTCTCGGCTGCCAGTCGCACTGGGCTTTCTGACAGCTTCAGGCGGGCGGCGCGCATGCGGATTTGCTCTGCCGACTCTTCGCCAGATACATAGATCACATGCATCCCGTTGCGCGCGAACCGTGCTGCGGCCTGCAACAGCAAAGTGGACTTGCCGATCCCTGGATCGCCGCCAACCAGAATGGCAGACGCTTCGACCAAGCCGCCCCCCAAAACGCGGTCCAGTTCGGTCACGCCAGAGGCAGTCCGAGCGGGCGGATCGTCCTTGGAATTTAGGTCGGACAGCTCCAACGCCTTGCCTCGCATGGCCCCCAAGGATTTTTTGCCCGGCCCGGTGGACAAGGGGGCTTCCTCAACGATGGAGTTCCATGCGTTGCAAGCGTCACATTGGCCGGACCATTTGAAGTGGACCGCGCCGCATTCGGTGCATTTGTGGGTTGGTTGCTTTGCCATGGCGGGTGTTGTGGCTCAGGCGAATTGGGCAGGCAAGTTGATAATGATGTAAAGTCCAAGGCCAAGATGCACCAAGGGCAACAGTTTGGACCAGCGCGGGTCGGCCCAGATGGCGATAGGGGCCAGAACCACGCAGAGCGCAGCGCCGATGATCAGCAGAGGGAAGCTGCCCAGAGACACAGATGCCATAATCATCAAGGTCGCGATGCTCAGACCCGCCGCATTGGCGCGGATCAGGCCGGAGGTCGTGACCGCGCGGTAGACCTGCCAGATGAAGGCCGCGAAAATCAGTGCAGCAATGACGATGGCGAAAAGGAGGAACATGGCGCGTTATCTTGCAGCTTGGAACAGCGCGGTCATCACGATGCACGCGGCGATCAGGTAGCCCAGCGAAAGCAGCTTCCAATACCCCGGATCTGCGGCCAGTGTGATAAGGCAAAGCGGAAAGAGCAGCAAGGTGGCGACCATTGCCCGGTCAAGATCTTGGTATCCATAGGGCGGGGCAATGACGGCGGCGGTTGCTGCCAAAATGCCAAAGGCAACGGGTTTCAGCCAAGTTGGGCCTGCGTAAACCCGATAGCCTTGCCAAACCAGTTGCGCCAGAACCACTAGGCTAAAGGCCACCGCGGCGGTGATGCCGAGGATGAAATGCAGGATATCAATCACTTGCGCGCACTCATGAAGGATATGGCGAGCGATGCCAGAACGCAGGCGGTGAACAGGTAGAGCCCCCAGCCTGTTTCCACTCGCCCGACACCGACGCCTTTGGCCAGCACGATATAGAGCGCGATCAAGAAGATATCGGCCATTGCCAGCTTACCCATCAACGTGATTGCGGGCAGCAGCCGTGGAGAGGCGAGGCGGAATTGGATCAATGCCAGCCCGATGGTTTTGAGATAGGGCGCAACCAGTGCGAAGAAGGTCACGATCAATGCCAGAACGACGTCCTTGGCCCAAAGCGTCTGAATGCCCGTCAGCACCGATATTTCCGACAGTGAAAAGAATGGCAAAAGCCCCGCCTTCAAAAGCGGGGCGACCCAAGCAATCGGAAACAGCAGCAGAAGCGACAGATTGGCGATCTTCAAGAACATGGCGCCTTTGAACCGCGCTTGGGCGAAAAACTCAAGCGCTCTTTATGCTTAGCCTGCGCTCTTGTCCGAGGATTTTGGTTTGGGCAAAGGGACGACATTCTCCGGCTCTGGCGCGTCGGCCATCTCGTATCCGATCAGTGGCAGGATTTCAGCCAGATCAGCCTCAAGCCGCTGCATCTGAGCCGAGACCACACTGTCTTCGACATTGACCTGCTGCGACCAGCGCTTCAGGTCGGCGCAGGTTTGCTGGGCCATCGCGATCTGCTCGCGGTAATCCTCGATCTCGCGTTGACGTTGGCGCAGGAAGGTGCGGGCGCGTTCGACTTTCTCTTGCGAATAGACGCCAGCCAGATTGCGGGACTCATGGCTCATCTGAGCGGCGACTTCCAGAACCGAGGGTTCCAGCGTGTGAAGCTCTGGATGATCGCGAAGGTGCATGATGCGTTCGCGGACGGAATCGAATTCTGACGACAGCGAGAAGAGCTGTTCTTTGTCCGCTTTGTGGGCGGTCAGATAGGCGCGTGTGACATCTTCCATCGAGATATGGAACTGACGATGCGATTTTTCCAGCTCAAGGATGCGACGGTTCGAAGGAAGGTAGAACAAAAGCGAAATCGCGAGGGCCGCAAGGAATATCTGCGTCACCATGCCCGCATAAGGCACAACTGTTTCGCCATAGTTTGCGGTAAAGCTGAGCCATGGTGCCAAGCCCACGGCTGCGGCAAGCGTGGCACCGACAACGACGCAGGAAAACAAGATAACGGCGACCAAGGCCACGCGTTGAAAAAACTGCTGGAGCTGCAGCCAGGTCTGGTTTGCACCAGTCATCTCAGACACCCCCCAAAGGTACTGGTTAAAAAATCATTACTTCATAGTAGCGAAAAACCGCCGATTTGCTACGGGGAAATTTGTCCAAAATATGGCGTAGTTTCAGATGGGTGCCGCAAAATCTTGAGAGATTGCCTGAATTGTTTCCGCCTTGGAAACGATACCCCTAGCGGACGGCTTCAATCGGCCCTTCGGCGCTGCCCGAGATGAATTGCGCGACATAAGGGTCGCCGGAGTTATCCAGATCGGAGACCGGACCCGTCCACTGAATCACCCCGTCATGCAGCATCGCAACCTTGTCGGCGATGGCGCGGACCGAGGACATATCGTGGGTAATGGTCATGGCGGTCGCCCCCATCTCCACCACGATTTCGCGGATCAGATCATTGATCACGCCAGCCATGATCGGGTCTAGCCCTGTGGTCGGCTCGTCGAAGAAGATGATTTCCGGCTCGGCGGCGATAGCACGGGCGAGGCCCACGCGTTTCTGCATCCCGCCTGACAGCTCGGCAGGGTAGCGATCGGCCACTTCTTCTTTAAGTCCCACGCGGCGCAGCTTCTCGACGGCGATGGCGCGGGCTTCTTCGGCAGGGCGTTTGAGCGAGCCGCGCATCAGGCGGAAGGCCACGTTCTGCCAAACGGGGAGGCTGTCGAACAAGGCGCCTCCTTGGAACAGCATCCCGAACCGGGCGAGGAAGGCGTCGTGGTCGCCTTTGGTCGAATCTTTGCCGTCGACCAGAATGGTGCCGCTATCAGGCGTCACCAGCCCCAACACTGACTTCAGCGCCACGGATTTACCGGTGCCTGAACCGCCAATGATCACCATGCTCTCCCCTTTAGGGATATGCAGGTTCACCCCGCGCAACACGCGGTTGGAGCCAAAAGCTTTATGGACGTTTTCAAACCGGATCATGACGTGAAGAAGATCCCTGTCAGAATGAAGTTGGCGGCAAGGATCAAAACGGCTGCGGCCTCAACCGACCCTTTGGTGGCCTTGCCCACGCCCATAGCGCCGCGACCGGAGTTCATGCCGTAATAGCAGCCCATCAAGGTCGCGATCCCGCCATTGACGGCCCCCTTGGCCAACGAGGACATGACATCCGACGCCTCAAGGAAATCAGCGGTGTTTTGCAGGTAAGTGGCGGAGTTGAAGTCCAGCGTGCCCACCGCGACCGCCCAACCGCCCATAATGCCGATGATGTTGCCGACGGCGACGAGCAGCGGCACCACGATGATCCCTGCCAGCACACGTGGAACGGTCAGATACTTCATTGGATGGGTGGAGAGCGTCACAAGCGCGTCGAGCTGCTCCGTCACTTTCATCGTTGCAATCTCAGCGGCGATGGAAGAGGTCACGCGCGCGGCAATCATTAGGCCGACCATGACGGGG
Above is a window of Litoreibacter janthinus DNA encoding:
- a CDS encoding rRNA large subunit pseudouridine synthase E, translated to MSRVILFNKPYGVLSQFTDGQARATLSDYIDIPKVYAAGRLDRDSEGLLVLTDDGKLQARIAHPKFKSAKTYLVQVEGLPEQAAIAALRNGVVLKDGRTRPAKVEQVEAPDWLWPRDPPVRVRKTVPDSWLRLSITEGRNRQVRRMCAAVGHPCLRLIRVQVGDWSLEGIEQGHWRDA
- a CDS encoding SGNH/GDSL hydrolase family protein; translation: MRDAAVKLALLPILAAQGWRARTTARQLPEPDGPREGIVGQGPELRLLILGDSSAAGVGVAHQRDAITGHLTRTLAETRKVHWRLNAVSGATTAATLARLSAEETGPFDMAVTALGVNDVTKGATLRRWLGHQRELCERLQQEFGCTQVFVSGMPPIGSFPLLPDPLRWVLAEQGRRWDRALIKMLDGMDGCYHVKAAESLEPHQMSKDGFHPGPEVYEMWAAAIFDQMRPYL
- a CDS encoding fatty acid desaturase, encoding MFQDPNAPEALTLPAGAPAKVWIRHLAKYRDPDPVRSGFELAVTLLPFVAIWAAAWAMLSVSYWLAVALALVNGLFLVRIFCIQHDCGHGSFFSNSTLGDWVGRALGVLTITPYDVWRRSHAIHHGAAGNLDARGMGDIDTLTVAEYEARSWFGRLKYRAYRHPITLFLVGPAFVFFFEQRLPVGHMRDGAKYWVSAMGTNVGIAIALGLIVWFGGIMPLLLVFVPSTMMAAALGVWLFYVQHQFEETHWDHKEHWQVHEAALHGSSHYILPPVLAWFSANIGIHHVHHLYSRIPFYRLPEVLKDHEQLAEANRLTIRESIKTVGLQLWDEKNRRLLSFRDARRARLAAT
- a CDS encoding CvpA family protein is translated as MEGFTIIDGVAAGVIVISAILAYSRGLVREALSIVGWVAAAVVAYIFAPQAVPLAKEIPYLNTLIEGCEPATITAFALVFAVALVVVSIFTPILSGAVQRSVLGGLDQGLGFLFGVARGALLVVVAFVIYDRVVADQAIPMVDDSRTAKVVAQMSGSVDEVIPTDAPGWIVGTYEDLISHCTETTGQSDA
- the radA gene encoding DNA repair protein RadA, yielding MAKQPTHKCTECGAVHFKWSGQCDACNAWNSIVEEAPLSTGPGKKSLGAMRGKALELSDLNSKDDPPARTASGVTELDRVLGGGLVEASAILVGGDPGIGKSTLLLQAAARFARNGMHVIYVSGEESAEQIRMRAARLKLSESPVRLAAETNLRDILTTLDKERPKLVIIDSIQTMWSDQVDSAPGSVSQVRAACHELVTFAKRTGTAIILVGHVTKEGALAGPRVVEHMVDTVLYFEGERGHQFRILRAVKNRFGPSDEIGVFEMTGRGLAEVTNPSALFLSDRDKPAPGSVVFSGIEGSRPVLTEIQALVAPSPNPQARRTVVGLDSQRLATILAVLESRCGVPFAGLDVYLNVAGGMRVIEPAADLAVAAALLSAREDVSLPPESVVFGEISLSGALRQVTQAENRLKEASKLGFTSAIGPEQKKLPRVDGMTLRTMPDLATFVQELFGTDPAP
- a CDS encoding paraquat-inducible protein A, producing the protein MFLKIANLSLLLLFPIAWVAPLLKAGLLPFFSLSEISVLTGIQTLWAKDVVLALIVTFFALVAPYLKTIGLALIQFRLASPRLLPAITLMGKLAMADIFLIALYIVLAKGVGVGRVETGWGLYLFTACVLASLAISFMSARK
- a CDS encoding DNA repair protein; translation: MTGANQTWLQLQQFFQRVALVAVILFSCVVVGATLAAAVGLAPWLSFTANYGETVVPYAGMVTQIFLAALAISLLFYLPSNRRILELEKSHRQFHISMEDVTRAYLTAHKADKEQLFSLSSEFDSVRERIMHLRDHPELHTLEPSVLEVAAQMSHESRNLAGVYSQEKVERARTFLRQRQREIEDYREQIAMAQQTCADLKRWSQQVNVEDSVVSAQMQRLEADLAEILPLIGYEMADAPEPENVVPLPKPKSSDKSAG
- a CDS encoding ABC transporter ATP-binding protein, encoding MIRFENVHKAFGSNRVLRGVNLHIPKGESMVIIGGSGTGKSVALKSVLGLVTPDSGTILVDGKDSTKGDHDAFLARFGMLFQGGALFDSLPVWQNVAFRLMRGSLKRPAEEARAIAVEKLRRVGLKEEVADRYPAELSGGMQKRVGLARAIAAEPEIIFFDEPTTGLDPIMAGVINDLIREIVVEMGATAMTITHDMSSVRAIADKVAMLHDGVIQWTGPVSDLDNSGDPYVAQFISGSAEGPIEAVR
- a CDS encoding MlaE family ABC transporter permease; this translates as MLTPLAILGALTLSALAALGRLAIFTGQTFAHMVRPPFYYKEFGAALLNVGYFSLPVIGLTTLFTGGALALQIYAGGARFNAEAVVPQIVAIGIVRELGPVMVGLMIAARVTSSIAAEIATMKVTEQLDALVTLSTHPMKYLTVPRVLAGIIVVPLLVAVGNIIGIMGGWAVAVGTLDFNSATYLQNTADFLEASDVMSSLAKGAVNGGIATLMGCYYGMNSGRGAMGVGKATKGSVEAAAVLILAANFILTGIFFTS